One Salvelinus sp. IW2-2015 linkage group LG35, ASM291031v2, whole genome shotgun sequence DNA segment encodes these proteins:
- the LOC111958661 gene encoding fucolectin-5, producing MNQSDSAVYRAFTYITININSDLIFVECEGNLALRGKATQSDLIESIWHGYSHASNAIDGNRDSHFHHGSCTATEESTNPWWRVDLLDTYIVTSITVTNRGDAVPERLNGAEIRIGNSLVDNGIHNPLSSSRVMVFEGKSDKFFSSCELDRRVKEKQISSAQHMWELLQDWWKIIPGDNVALYGKATQSSLYEFGIPGNAIDGNRNAIWIGGSCTHTLQDINAWWRVDLLKTYKVFSIIITNTVDSVSSRLNGAEICIGDSLKDNGINNPRCAVISSIPGGNSSTFQCNGMEGRYVNVVIPGRKEFLTLCEVEVYGSPLDGTGPTCN from the exons GAAATCTTGCCTTGCGTGGAAAAGCTACACAGTCAGACCTCATTGAGAGCATATGGCACGGTTACAGTCATGCCTCCAATGCCATTGATGGGAACCGCGATTCACATTTTCATCATGGGTCCTGCACTGCCACTGAGGAATCCACTAACCCCTGGTGGAGAGTGGACCTGCTTGATACCTACATAGTCACCTCCATCACCGTCACCAACAGAGGGGATGCTGTTCCTGAGAGACTTAACGGGGCTGAGATACGAATAGGAAATTCTTTAGTGGACAATGGCATTCATAACCCTCT CAGCTCAAGCAGGGTCATGGTCTTCGAAGGCAAGTCAGACAAGTTCTTCAGTTCCTGT gagttggaccgcagagtgaaggaaaagcagatatcaagtgctcagcatatgtgggaactccttcaagactggtggaaaataattccag GAGATAATGTGGCTCTATATGGAAAGGCCACCCAGTCGTCTTTGTATGAGTTTGGCATTCCAGGCAATGCTATTGACGGGAATCGCAACGCTATTTGGATAGGAGGGTCCTGCACCCACACTCTACAGGACATCAACGCCTGGTGGAGGGTGGACCTTCTGAAGACCTACAAAGTGTtctccatcatcatcaccaacacaGTCGACAGTGTTTCCAGCAGACTCAATGGAGCTGAGATTTGCATTGGAGATTCCCTGAAAGACAACGGCATCAATAATCCTAG GTGTGCTGTGATCTCCTCTATCCCTGGTGGCAATTCTAGCACTTTCCAGTGTAACGGCATGGAGGGTCGATATGTCAACGTGGTCATTCCAGGGAGGAAGGAGTTCCTGACCTTGTGTGAGGTGGAGGTGTACGGGTCACCCCTGGATGGGACTGGGCCTACATGTAACTAA